One region of Bosea sp. 29B genomic DNA includes:
- a CDS encoding mandelate racemase/muconate lactonizing enzyme family protein, giving the protein MKITALETIRLAEFGNLVWVRLHTDDGLVGLGETFMGAAAVEAYLHESVAPKLIGQDPLQIEARNASLNNYLGWRGSGVETRGNSAVDLALWDIYGKAIGQPVSIALGGRTRDTIRTYNTCAGYKYIRDARAQKVANWHVGEQGGPYEDLEGFLYRADELAHSLLEQGITGMKIWPFDIAAERTSGWDISPQELNTALEPFRKIRKAVGDKMDIMVEFHSLWSLPMAKKLAERLAEFDTYWHEDPFRLDNVQDLGEYARHSKAWVCASETLAYTHSFRDYLETKAAGVVMLDLSWCGGLSEARKIAGMAEAWHTPVAPHDCTGPVVYAASCHFSLHARNALIQESVRAFYTGWYTELVTELPVTKDGMITVSEAPGLGLELLPGLEKRADAIVRVSKA; this is encoded by the coding sequence ATGAAGATCACCGCCCTCGAAACCATCCGCCTCGCCGAGTTCGGCAACCTCGTCTGGGTGCGCCTGCACACCGATGACGGGCTCGTCGGCCTCGGCGAGACCTTTATGGGCGCGGCCGCGGTCGAGGCCTATCTGCACGAGAGCGTCGCGCCCAAGCTGATCGGCCAGGACCCGCTGCAGATCGAGGCCCGCAACGCCAGCCTGAACAACTATCTCGGCTGGCGCGGCTCAGGCGTCGAGACGCGCGGCAACTCCGCGGTCGACCTCGCCCTCTGGGACATCTACGGCAAGGCGATCGGCCAGCCGGTCTCGATCGCGCTCGGCGGCCGGACCCGCGACACCATCCGCACCTACAACACCTGCGCGGGCTACAAATACATCCGTGATGCCCGCGCCCAGAAGGTCGCGAACTGGCATGTCGGCGAGCAGGGCGGCCCCTATGAGGACCTCGAAGGCTTCCTCTACCGGGCCGACGAATTAGCGCATTCCCTGCTGGAGCAGGGCATCACCGGCATGAAGATCTGGCCGTTCGACATCGCCGCCGAGCGCACTTCCGGCTGGGACATCAGCCCGCAGGAGCTGAACACGGCGCTGGAGCCCTTCCGCAAGATCAGGAAGGCGGTCGGCGACAAGATGGACATCATGGTCGAGTTCCACTCGCTGTGGAGCCTGCCCATGGCCAAGAAGCTGGCCGAGCGGCTCGCCGAATTCGACACCTACTGGCACGAGGACCCGTTCCGCCTCGACAACGTCCAGGACCTCGGCGAATACGCCCGCCATTCCAAGGCCTGGGTCTGCGCCTCCGAGACGCTGGCCTACACCCACTCCTTCCGCGACTATCTCGAGACCAAGGCGGCCGGCGTCGTCATGCTCGATCTGTCCTGGTGCGGCGGCCTCTCGGAAGCGCGCAAGATCGCCGGCATGGCCGAGGCCTGGCACACCCCGGTCGCGCCGCATGACTGCACCGGCCCGGTGGTCTACGCGGCGTCCTGTCATTTCTCGCTGCACGCCCGCAACGCGCTGATCCAGGAATCGGTGCGCGCCTTCTACACCGGCTGGTACACCGAGCTCGTCACCGAGCTGCCGGTAACGAAGGACGGCATGATCACCGTCTCGGAAGCGCCGGGCCTCGGCCTCGAACTGCTGCCGGGGCTGGAGAAGCGCGCCGACGCGATCGTGCGGGTCAGCAAGGCCTGA